From Gallaecimonas pentaromativorans, the proteins below share one genomic window:
- a CDS encoding RDD family protein — MNKHDPDYQSALSAWREGKETRAIITPFAFKVDDTLLGHPLGKPWRRAMAMAVDLLLVAMLSQVSSLLVALVAAVGIWQLAKRHDQVIHPWARRWLRILAVLVAFVVVIVLADSVSDRVKGKGGSSSTEEHSVVTVGALGAVGVATALCKDTACLDKRVPALKTVLDANFPGELESRQELADNIFDDMDFLTAEQKAAYKAQIMDGARALQQQHKEELEAAQTAKENEQADKPKSYGYSLLSWAKGIIADLGLGLSWGALYFTLFTAVWRGRTPGKKLLGLRVVRLNGEPLTLWASFGRYGGYGAGLATGLLGFMQVLWDNNRQCIQDKIGETVVIWDTTAIRYTGPLLDNASEQQEEKA; from the coding sequence ATGAATAAACACGATCCTGATTACCAATCGGCCTTGTCTGCCTGGCGTGAAGGCAAGGAAACCCGGGCCATTATTACGCCTTTCGCCTTCAAGGTAGACGATACCCTCTTGGGCCACCCCCTTGGCAAGCCCTGGCGACGGGCCATGGCCATGGCAGTTGACCTGCTGCTGGTGGCCATGCTGAGCCAGGTTTCAAGCCTGCTTGTCGCGCTGGTGGCGGCGGTGGGCATCTGGCAGCTGGCCAAACGCCACGACCAGGTTATTCACCCCTGGGCCCGGCGTTGGCTGCGTATTCTGGCGGTGCTGGTGGCCTTTGTGGTGGTGATTGTGCTGGCCGATAGCGTCAGCGACCGGGTCAAAGGCAAAGGCGGGAGCAGCAGCACTGAAGAGCACTCGGTGGTGACGGTGGGCGCCCTAGGCGCCGTGGGGGTGGCCACCGCCTTGTGTAAAGACACCGCTTGCCTCGATAAAAGAGTGCCAGCCCTTAAAACGGTGCTCGATGCCAACTTCCCCGGTGAGCTGGAATCGCGCCAGGAGCTGGCCGACAACATCTTTGACGACATGGATTTTCTGACGGCCGAGCAAAAGGCGGCCTACAAAGCGCAAATCATGGACGGCGCTAGAGCGCTCCAGCAGCAACACAAGGAAGAGCTTGAGGCTGCCCAAACCGCCAAGGAAAATGAGCAAGCCGACAAACCCAAAAGTTACGGCTATTCGCTGCTGAGCTGGGCCAAGGGCATCATTGCCGACCTTGGCCTCGGGCTCAGTTGGGGCGCGCTCTATTTCACCCTCTTTACCGCCGTGTGGCGCGGCCGCACCCCGGGTAAAAAGCTGCTGGGCTTGAGGGTCGTGCGCCTTAACGGCGAGCCCTTGACCCTGTGGGCCTCTTTTGGCCGCTACGGCGGCTATGGCGCCGGCCTTGCCACAGGGCTATTGGGGTTTATGCAAGTGCTTTGGGACAACAACCGCCAGTGTATTCAGGATAAAATCGGCGAAACGGTAGTGATTTGGGATACAACGGCGATCCGCTATACTGGGCCGCTATTAGATAACGCCAGTGAGCAGCAAGAGGAAAAGGCGTGA
- the cysK gene encoding cysteine synthase A produces the protein MSQVFKDNSQTIGNSPLVKLNRVTGGEVYAKVESRNPSFSVKDRIGAAMIDDAEQKGLLGPGKEIIEPTSGNTGIALAFVAAARGIPITLTMPESMSLERRKLLKALGAKLVLTEAAKGMKGAIEKANAIRDAEPSKYVLLQQFENPANPAIHEKTTGPEIWDATNGEVDVFIAGVGTGGTLTGVSRYIKNAKGKAITTVAVEPTDSPVISQKLAGEELKPGPHKIQGIGAGFIPANLALELIDRVEQVSNDDAMAMAHRLMKEEGILAGISSGAAVVAAKRLAESPEFAGKKIVVILPSAAERYLTSPLFADVFTEQELSQ, from the coding sequence ATGAGCCAAGTATTTAAAGACAATTCCCAGACCATTGGCAATTCCCCCCTGGTCAAACTGAACCGCGTAACCGGTGGCGAAGTCTACGCCAAGGTAGAATCTCGCAACCCCAGCTTCTCGGTCAAAGACCGGATCGGCGCCGCCATGATTGACGATGCCGAGCAAAAAGGCCTGCTGGGCCCGGGTAAAGAAATTATCGAGCCTACCTCCGGCAACACCGGCATTGCCCTGGCCTTCGTGGCCGCGGCCCGCGGTATTCCCATTACCCTGACCATGCCCGAGTCCATGAGCCTGGAGCGCCGTAAGCTGCTCAAGGCCCTGGGCGCCAAACTGGTGCTGACCGAAGCGGCCAAAGGCATGAAAGGCGCCATCGAAAAGGCCAACGCCATTCGTGACGCCGAGCCCAGCAAATATGTGCTGCTCCAGCAGTTCGAGAACCCGGCCAACCCCGCCATCCACGAAAAAACCACCGGCCCCGAGATTTGGGACGCCACCAACGGTGAAGTGGATGTGTTTATTGCCGGCGTCGGTACCGGCGGCACCCTCACCGGCGTGTCCCGCTACATTAAAAACGCCAAGGGCAAAGCCATTACGACGGTAGCTGTCGAGCCGACCGACTCCCCGGTTATCAGCCAAAAACTGGCCGGTGAAGAGCTCAAACCCGGCCCGCACAAAATTCAGGGCATCGGCGCTGGCTTTATCCCCGCCAACCTCGCTCTTGAGCTGATTGACCGGGTGGAGCAGGTCTCCAACGATGACGCCATGGCCATGGCCCATCGCCTGATGAAAGAAGAAGGCATCCTGGCCGGTATCTCTTCCGGCGCCGCTGTTGTGGCTGCCAAGCGCCTGGCCGAGAGCCCGGAGTTTGCCGGTAAGAAGATTGTGGTGATTTTGCCCTCTGCCGCCGAGCGTTACCTGACCTCGCCGCTGTTTGCCGATGTATTCACCGAGCAGGAACTGTCCCAGTAA